One genomic segment of Brassica napus cultivar Da-Ae chromosome A3, Da-Ae, whole genome shotgun sequence includes these proteins:
- the LOC106438655 gene encoding pentatricopeptide repeat-containing protein At4g01990, mitochondrial-like yields MMTMYSASRLARRFCATLASAPAAIVGEAAAASSTRKTAKKQRSVYKKLSNLGSRGGKMEETLNKVAMEGIPIVKHDFVRYAKDLRKNRLPQRALEVFEWMEKKEIAFTGSDHAIRLDLIAKTKGLEAAETYFNTLDPSSKNRSSYGALLNCYCVERDEDKAKSHFNEMVDLNLVTNSLPFNNLMAMYLRLGQYDKVPALVLAMKEKNIPPCAITYSMWIQSCGSLNDLDGVEKVVEEMKDDSSWDTFANLASIYAKAGLFSKAEAALKSLEEKMNPHKRDSYHFLISLYAGISNPSEVYRVWELLKKGHPKVNNSSSLAMVQALSRLNDFDGIKKVFKEWESTCYTYDMRVANVMISSYLKENMYEEAEAVFDGAVKKCKGQLSKARQLLMVYLLKNDQAGLALKHLEAAVLDQDKNWSWSSELVSLFFLHFEKSKDVDGAEELCKTLVKWSPLGSESYTPLLKTYVAAERTCNGMQKRLEEEGIEIDDEMEGLLSKICT; encoded by the exons ATGATGACGATGTATTCCGCTTCACGCCTCGCGAGGAGGTTCTGTGCAACGCTGGCATCCGCTCCTGCGGCGATTGTCGGCGAGGCTGCTGCTGCTTCTTCTACTCGGAAGACGGCGAAGAAGCAGCGCTCGGTCtacaagaaactctcaaacctTGGCTCGAGGGGAGGGAAAATGGAAGAAACGCTGAATAAGGTCGCCATGGAAGGTATCCCTATCGTAAAACACGACTTTGTTCGCTACGCCAAGGATCTCCGCAAGAATCGTCTGCCTCAACGTGCTCTCGAG GTCTTTGAGTGGATGGAGAAAAAGGAAATTGCATTCACTGGAAGCGACCACGCGATTCGTTTAGATCTTATCGCAAAGACCAAAGGCTTAGAGGCAGCTGAAACCTACTTCAACACTCTAGACCCTTCTTCCAAGAACCGTTCGAGCTACGGCGCCCTCTTGAACTGCTACTGCGTGGAACGCGATGAAGACAAAGCAAAGTCACATTTTAACGAAATGGTTGATCTCAATCTCGTGACCAACTCTTTACCCTTTAATAACCTCATGGCCATGTACTTGCGGCTAGGTCAATACGACAAAGTACCAGCACTTGTTCTTGCAATGAAGGAGAAGAATATTCCCCCTTGTGCCATCACTTACTCCATGTGGATACAAAGCTGTGGAAGCTTAAACGACTTGGACGGTGTTGAGAAAGTTGTAGAGGAGATGAAAGATGATTCCTCGTGGGATACATTTGCTAATTTAGCATCGATCTACGCTAAAGCTGGTCTGTTCAGTAAAGCAGAAGCAGCGTTGAAGTCTTTGGAGGAGAAGATGAATCCACACAAGCGTGATTCGTATCATTTCCTCATTAGTTTGTACGCTGGAATCTCTAATCCTTCCGAGGTGTATCGAGTTTGGGAGTTGCTAAAGAAGGGTCACCCTAAAGTCAACAACTCGAGCTCTCTTGCGATGGTCCAAGCGCTGAGTAGACTCAATGACTTTGATGGGATCAAGAAGGTGTTTAAAGAGTGGGAGTCAACTTGCTATACTTACGATATGAGGGTGGCTAATGTGATGATTAGCAGCTACTTGAAAGAGAACATGTACGAAGAAGCTGAGGCTGTTTTCGACGGTGCTGTGAAGAAGTGTAAAGGTCAGCTTTCGAAGGCGAGGCAGCTTTTGATGGTGTACTTGTTGAAGAATGATCAGGCGGGTTTGGCTTTGAAGCATTTGGAAGCGGCTGTTTTGGATCAAGACAAGAACTGGAGTTGGAGCTCGGAGCTGGTCAGTTTATTCTTTCTCCACTTTGAGAAGTCCAAAGACGTTGACGGAGCGGAAGAGTTGTGCAAAACATTGGTGAAGTGGAGTCCTTTAGGTTCTGAAAGTTATACTCCTCTTTTAAAGACTTACGTAGCTGCAGAGAGAACTTGTAACGGTATGCAAAAGAGGTTGGAGGAAGAAGGGATCGAAATAGACGATGAGATGGAAGGTTTGCTTAGCAAGATTTGCACttga
- the LOC106438652 gene encoding UDP-D-xylose:L-fucose alpha-1,3-D-xylosyltransferase MGP4-like — protein sequence MEKQRLFSSASPLSYSSNSILSRNSLLLLITLLVILGVFLPWAGSPLFLFPNTYSPSSSSSLPSKWDDYSLAKATKFVAKNGTLIVCTVSYPFFPFLNNWLISVSRQKHQDKVLVIAEDYATLYKVNSKWPGHAVLIPPALDSQTAHNFGSQGFFNLTSRRPEHLLQLLELGYNVMNNDVDMVWLQDPFPYLEGSHDVYFMDDKTTIKPLSHSHDLPPSARNGRTNICSCMIFLRPTNGAKLLMKQWIKELHAQPWSKSNKGNDQPGFNWALGKTAHQVDVYLLSQAAFPTGGVYFRNKTWVKETKGKHVIIHNNYIVGFNNKMKRFRQFGLWLVDDHALESPLGKLE from the exons ATGGAAAAGCAAAGGCTTTTCTCTTCGGCCTCCCCTCTTTCTTATTCTTCAAACTCCATCCTCAGCCGCAACAGTCTCCTCCTCCTAATCACTCTCCTCGTTATCCTCGGTGTGTTCTTACCCTGGGCAGGATCTCCCTTGTTCCTGTTTCCAAATACGtactctccttcttcttcttcttcgttgccCTCCAAATGGGATGACTATTCCCTCGCTAAAGCCACCAAGTTCGTCGCTAAGAATGGCACTTTGATCGTATGCACCGTAAGCTATCCCTTCTTTCCTTTCCTCAACAACTGGTTGATCAGCGTTTCTAGGCAGAAGCATCAGGACAAGGTTCTCGTGATCGCTGAGGATTACGCTACTCTTTACAAAGTCAACTCCAAGTGGCCTGGCCATGCCGTTCTTATTCCTCCAGCTCTTGACTCTCAAACCGCACACAACTTCGGTTCCCAG GGTTTCTTCAACTTGACATCTCGGAGACCAGAACATCTCTTGCAACTTTTGGAGCTAGGCTATAATGTTATGAACAACGATGTTGATATGGTCTGGTTACAAGATCCATTTCCGTATCTAGAGGGAAGCCACGACGTGTACTTCATGGATGACAAAACTACA ATTAAGCCTTTGAGCCACTCTCATGATCTACCACCTTCGGCTAGAAACGGAAGGACTAATATATGTAGCTGCATGATATTCTTACGTCCCACTAATGGTGCAAAGCTTCTTATGAAGCAATGGATTAAGGAACTTCATGCACAGCCTTGGTCTAAATCAAATAAAGGAAATGATCAGCCTGGTTTTAACTGGGCACTTGGCAAAACAGCTCATCAG GTGGATGTCTACTTGCTTTCTCAAGCAGCTTTCCCGACAGGAGGAGTGTACTTCAGGAATAAGACATGGGTTAAAGAGACAAAGGGAAAACATGTCATAATCCACAACAACTACATTGTTGGTTTTAACAACAAGATGAAACGTTTCCGCCAGTTTGGTCTATGGCTAGTGGATGACCATGCTCTTGAGTCCCCCTTGGGAAAATTAGAGTAG
- the LOC106438654 gene encoding probable glycerol-3-phosphate acyltransferase 3, whose product MQWLKRSRSRKKRKKNFLQKHTKMSVKISIFQSLMFLFNRFILRRYRNPKPKYQKGPSFLLLSDLSRDTLIFNLEGALLKSDSLFPYFMLVAFEAGGVMRSFILFILYPLISLMSHEMGVKVMVFVSFFGIKKDGLRAGRAVLPKYFLEDVGLEMFKVLRKAGKRIGVSDDLPQVMIEGFLKDYLETEVVVGREMKVVGGYYIGIMEDKTKHDLDFDELVRKERLNTGHVIGITSFNTSLHRYLVSQFCQEIYFVKKSDKRNWQTLPRNQYPKPLIFHDGRLAIKPTLMNALVLFMWGPFAVAAAAARLFVSLCIPYSFSIPILGFSGCRLTVEIDDVSSQKLNSSQRKGCLFACNHRTLLDPLYIGFALKTQNITTVTYSLSRVSELLAPIKTVRLTRDRVSDGKAMKKLLSEGDLVVCPEGTTCREPHLLRFSPLFTEISDRIIPVAVTSPATFFYGTTASGLKAFDPLFFLMDPYPTYTVQFLDPVSGVSCQDPDGKLKFEVANHVQGVIGKALDFECTNLTRKDKYLILAGNNGVVKKN is encoded by the exons ATGCAGTGGCTTAAACGTAGCAGAtcgagaaagaaaagaaaaaaaaacttcctacaaaaacacacaaaaatgtcGGTTAAGATTTCAATTTTCCAATCTCTAATGTTTCTTTTCAACCGGTTTATTCTCAGACGATACCGGAATCCTaaaccaaaataccaaaaaggCCCTTCTTTTCTCCTCCTATCCGACCTATCACGCGACACACTGATCTTCAACTTAGAAGGAGCTCTTCTCAAATCAGACTCTCTCTTCCCTTATTTCATGCTCGTAGCATTCGAGGCAGGAGGGGTAATGAGGTCATTTATCCTCTTCATTCTCTATCCATTGATAAGCTTGATGAGCCACGAGATGGGTGTTAAAGTGATGGTCTTCGTGAGCTTCTTTGGAATAAAGAAAGATGGTCTTCGAGCGGGGAGGGCGGTTTTGCCTAAATACTTTCTCGAAGATGTTGGACTCGAAATGTTCAAAGTGTTGAGGAAAGCAGGGAAGAGAATTGGTGTGAGCGATGATCTTCCTCAAGTTATgattgaagggtttttgaaagaTTACTTGGAGACTGAAGTTGTTGTCGGGAGAGAGATGAAGGTCGTTGGTGGCTATTACATAGGAATCATGGAGGATAAGACCAAACACGATCTTGACTTTGATGAGTTGGTTCGTAAAGAGAGATTAAACACTGGTCATGTTATTGGCATCACTTCCTTCAACACATCTCTTCACCGATATCTTGTCTCTCAGTTTTGCCAG GAGATTTATTTCGTGAAGAAGTCCGACAAAAGAAACTGGCAAACCCTACCAAGAAACCAATACCCTAAACCATTAATTTTTCATGATGGTCGTCTCGCAATCAAGCCAACCCTAATGAACGCACTTGTCTTGTTCATGTGGGGTCCTTTCGCAGTCGCAGCCGCAGCAGCTAGACTCTTCGTCTCTCTTTGCATCCCTTACTCCTTTTCAATTCCAATTCTAGGTTTCTCCGGATGCAGACTTACCGTAGAGATCGACGACGTTTCATCTCAAAAGTTAAACTCAAGTCAACGCAAAGGTTGTCTCTTTGCGTGTAACCACAGAACTTTATTGGACCCTCTCTATATTGGATTCGCTTTAAAAACCCAAAACATCACAACCGTGACGTATAGTTTGAGTAGAGTATCGGAGCTCCTAGCTCCGATTAAAACCGTCAGGCTGACCCGTGATCGAGTCAGCGACGGCAAAGCCATGAAGAAGTTGTTGTCCGAAGGTGACCTCGTAGTTTGTCCTGAAGGAACCACTTGTAGAGAACCTCACTTGCTAAGGTTTAGTCCTTTGTTCACCGAGATTAGTGACCGCATCATTCCCGTGGCTGTGACGTCACCTGCGACCTTCTTCTATGGTACAACGGCAAGTGGCTTGAAGGCGTTTGACCCACTTTTCTTCCTCATGGATCCTTATCCTACCTACACGGTCCAGTTTCTAGACCCTGTCTCCGGCGTCTCGTGTCAAGATCCTGATGGAAAGTTGAAGTTTGAAGTAGCTAATCATGTTCAGGGCGTGATTGGAAAGGCATTGGATTTTGAATGCACCAATCTCACTAGAAAAGACAAATATTTGATCTTGGCTGGTAATAATGGCGtagttaagaaaaattaa
- the LOC106438649 gene encoding protein NIM1-INTERACTING 1-like — translation MLLLETPNHTILFPFRMAIRNKETEEENKRINEIDEPEEDEDKKMEMFFNLIRNYQEARKRRRQELIEDSGETAPNPTKRSDNGEKSGIAPPVFRPEDFSHCIDLNLEPIVSTEEEKQEEETEEETREENVLDLNLAL, via the coding sequence ATGCTTCTcctcgaaaccccaaaccacaCCATTCTCTTCCCCTTTCGAATGGCGATAAGGAACAAAGAGacagaagaagagaacaagagAATCAACGAGATCGATGAAccagaagaagacgaagacaaGAAGATGGAGATGTTCTTCAATCTCATAAGAAACTACCAGGAAGCTAGAAAACGAAGACGACAAGAGCTAATCGAAGATTCCGGCGAAACTGCTCCGAATCCGACCAAGAGATCCGACAACGGAGAAAAATCCGGCATTGCTCCTCCTGTTTTCCGCCCCGAGGATTTCTCTCACTGTATAGACTTAAACTTAGAGCCAATTGTCTCAACTGAGGAggagaaacaagaagaagaaacagaggaggagACAAGAGAAGAGAATGTTTTAGATCTTAATCTCGCattgtaa
- the LOC106438650 gene encoding nitrogen regulatory protein P-II homolog — MSASIANPISATPLRFHFNRKNSISFSDCISISSGFRHSPPSSLDLVAKPPTKARVSHLVRAQGSYDYIPDSKFYKVEAIVRPWRIQHVSSALLKIGIRGVTVSDVRGFGAQGGSKERHGGSEFSEDKFVAKVKMEIVVKKEQVESVINTIIDGARTGEIGDGKIFVLPVSDVIRVRTGERGEQAEKMTGDMLSSS, encoded by the exons ATGTCCGCTTCAATAGCGAATCCCATCTCTGCAACTCCTCTCCGTTTCCATTTCAATCGTAAGAACAGCATTTCCTTCTCCGACTGCATCTCGATATCTTCTGGATTCCGACATTCCCCACCGTCTTCCCTCGATCTGGTCGCGAAACCGCCGACCAAGGCTCGCGTTTCCCATCTCGTTAGAGCTCAAGGCTCTTATG atTATATTCCAGACTCAAAGTTTTACAAGGTGGAAGCAATTGTCAG GCCATGGAGGATCCAACATGTTTCATCG GCTCTATTGAAAATTGGGATTCGAGGTGTTACCGTTTCTGATGTCCGAGGGTTTGGTGCACAAGGAGGGTCCAAAGAGAGACATGGTG GGTCTGAGTTCTCTGAAGACAAGTTCGTTGCTAAAGTTAAGATGGAGATCGTTGTTAAGAAAGAACAA GTGGAGTCTGTAATCAACACCATAATCGATGGTGCAAGGACAGGAGAGATCGGTGATGGCAAAATATTCG TTTTGCCTGTGTCAGATGTCATAAGGGTTCGGACAGGTGAGCGTGGAGAACAAGCAGAGAAGATGACTGGTGACATGCTTTCGTCATCATAG
- the LOC106443776 gene encoding beta-carotene isomerase D27, chloroplastic, whose amino-acid sequence MTILLLRVPPPSPTIVFSYSSSPRSTTRSLNLTRRVRCRVSNSTEVEGASKSEYKPGVLDDFFMQSFRNKLVEEVGSDSDKPGYVGLIELVKLLLLKSRTRSETNDAAVRILKSLFPPLILELYKLLIAPLAQGKIAALMVARVTVLTCQWLMGPCKVNTIELPNGEAWESGVFVEKCQYLEESKCVGVCINTCKLPTQTFFKDYMGVPLLMEPDFKDYSCQFKFGVAPPEDDGSVNEPCFETCSIASRRKLNSGECPMA is encoded by the exons ATGACTATCCTTCTTCTCCGTGTTCCTCCTCCTTCTCCGACCATCGTCTTCTCCTACTCATCTTCTCCGCGTTCCACCACACGAAGTCTCAACCTCACGCGGCGCGTTCGTTGCCGCGTCTCTAATTCCACAGAG GTTGAAGGTGCTTCGAAATCGGAGTACAAGCCAGGAGTTCTCGACGATTTCTTCATGCAATCGTTCCGGAACAAACTGGTGGAG GAAGTCGGGTCGGATTCAGACAAACCCGGTTACGTTGGGCTTATTGAGTTGGTCAAGCTTCTCTTGTTGAAAAGTCGCACTAGGTCCGAGACCAATGACGCAGCG GTGCGGATACTAAAGTCGTTGTTTCCTCCGCTCATTTTAGAGCTTTACAAGCTTCTCATTGCTCCTTTAGCACAAGGGAAGATAGCTGCTTTGATGGTTG CAAGAGTTACTGTTCTTACTTGTCAATGGCTCATGGGACCTTGCAAAGTAAACACCATTGAGCTTCCTAATGGAGAAGCTTGGGAGAGTGGG GTTTTTGTGGAGAAATGTCAGTATCTGGAAGAGAGCAAATGTGTGGGAGTATGCATCAATACTTGTAAACTACCAACTCAG ACATTCTTTAAAGACTACATGGGAGTTCCTCTGTTGATGGAACCAGACTTCAAAGACTATAGTTGCCAG TTTAAATTTGGGGTAGCTCCGCCGGAGGATGATGGCAGTGTTAATGAGCCGTGTTTTGAGACATGCTCTATTGCCAGCCGCCGGAAATTAAATTCTGGAGAGTGTCCTATGGCGtaa
- the LOC106443774 gene encoding UDP-D-xylose:L-fucose alpha-1,3-D-xylosyltransferase MGP4-like: MAQHKSFSSSSVSNRPISLLNGLLLLVSLLLLLGVFLPWAGSPLFPFPNVSSSSSSLPSNWRDYSLSQAAEFVAKDGTVIICAVSYPFLPFLNNWLISVSRQKHQHKVLVIAEDYATLYKVNKKWPGHAVLIPPALDSQTAHKFGSPGFFNFTSRRPQHLLQLLELGYNVMYNDVDMVWLQDPFQYLEGSHDAYFTDDRTTIKPLNHSHALPTPDRNGVTYICSCMIFLRPTNGAKLLMKQWIKELQSGSKAYEGNDQPAFNWALNKTAHQVDLYLLSQAAFPTGGLYFKNETWVEETKGKHVIVHNNYIIGYDNKMKRFQDFGLWLVDDHAFESPLGKLD, translated from the exons ATGGCACAGCATAAGagtttctcttcctcttcagtCTCAAACCGTCCCATCTCTCTCCTAAATGGTCTCCTTCTCCTGGTCTCTCTCCTCCTACTCCTCGGTGTGTTCTTACCCTGGGCAGGATCTCCCTTATTCCCGTTTCCAAACGtaagctcttcttcttcttctttgccttCTAACTGGCGCGACTATTCCCTCTCTCAAGCGGCTGAGTTTGTCGCTAAGGACGGGACTGTGATCATCTGCGCCGTTAGCTATCCCTTCTTGCCTTTCCTCAACAACTGGTTGATTAGCGTTTCTAGACAGAAGCATCAACACAAAGTCCTCGTGATCGCTGAGGATTACGCTACTCTCTACAAGGTTAACAAGAAGTGGCCTGGTCACGCCGTTCTCATTCCTCCAGCTCTCGATTCTCAGACCGCACATAAGTTCGGTTCCCCG GGTTTCTTCAACTTCACTTCACGGAGGCCGCAACATCTCTTGCAACTATTGGAGCTAGGTTACAATGTTATGTACAACGATGTTGATATGGTCTGGTTGCAAGATCCATTTCAGTATTTAGAAGGAAGCCACGATGCATACTTCACTGATGACAGGACCACA ATCAAACCTTTGAATCACTCTCATGCTTTGCCAACTCCGGATCGGAACGGAGTGACTTATATATGTAGCTGCATGATTTTCTTGCGTCCCACGAATGGCGCAAAGCTTCTAATGAAGCAATGGATCAAAGAACTTCAATCTGGGTCTAAAGCTTATGAAGGAAATGATCAGCCTGCTTTTAACTGGGCACTTAACAAAACAGCTCATCAG GTAGATCTCTACTTGCTTTCTCAGGCAGCTTTCCCAACAGGAGGATTGTACTTCAAGAACGAGACATGGGTTGAAGAGACAAAGGGGAAACATGTCATAGTCCACAACAACTACATTATCGGTTACGACAATAAGATGAAACGCTTCCAAGACTTTGGTCTATGGCTAGTCGATGATCATGCTTTTGAGTCCCCACTGGGAAAATTAGATTAA
- the LOC106438653 gene encoding nifU-like protein 1, chloroplastic — MTMASLATSIAGTGTSKILISSTSNKIGFPVISYPNSRVFFLFSKAGIFPRSAIRASNQEEATVSPFESVASSPGLYSAQTFDLTPQNVDLVLEDVRPFLISDGGNVDVVSVEDGVVSLKLQGACTSCPSSSTTMTMGIERVLKEKFGDALKDIRQVFDEEVKHITVEAVNTHLDILRPAIKNYGGSVEVLSVEGEDCVVKYVGPESIGMGIKAAIKEKFKDISNVTFTS, encoded by the exons atgaCGATGGCTTCTCTCGCGACTTCCATCGCCGGAACTGGAACCTCCAAGATTCTCATTTCGTCAACTTCAAATAAAATTGGGTTTCCCGTAATCTCATATCCCAACTCGAGAgtcttcttccttttctctAAAGCTGGGATCTTTCCCCGATCGGCGATACGTGCTTCGAACCAAGAGGAAGCCACGGTTTCACCTTTCGAATCCGTTGCATCATCGCCGGGCCTCTACTCAGCTCAGACTTTCGATTTGACTCCTCAAAACGTCGACCTTGTCCTCGAAGATGTTAGGCCGTTCCTTATCTCCGACGGTGGGAACGTCGACGTTGTCTCTGTTGAAGACGGTGTCGTTTCTCTCAAACTCCaag GCGCTTGTACTAGCTGTCCGAgttcttcaacaacgatgacGATGGGAATCGAAAGGGTACTCAAGGAGAAGTTTGGAGATGCTTTGAAAGACATTCGACAAGTTTTCGATGAAGAAGTTAAGCATATAACCGTGGAG gcaGTGAATACTCATCTTGATATACTGAGACCAGCGATCAAGAACTACGGAGGAAGTGTGGAAGTTTTATCAGTTGAAGGCGAAGACTGTGTTGTGAAGTACGTTGGACCAGAATCCATTGGAATGGGAATTAAAGCAGCGATTAAAGAAAAGTTCAAGGACATTTCTAATGTTACCTTTACAAGCTag
- the LOC106438648 gene encoding uncharacterized protein LOC106438648, which produces MAEQDFIYRISTDQEWQEFQKKGSSFGGELDKSTGCFHLSKLEQVQMTLQNFFLNAKEDLYLLQIDPNKLRDGLIYEAVDEVNSFPHFYGPDRTFIPLPLDSVVKAEKLTFTNGKFTCSFLT; this is translated from the exons atggcTGAACAAGATTTTATATACAGAATCAGTACGGATCAAGAGTGGCAAGAGTTTCAGAAGAAGGGATCTTCTTTTGGTGGAGAGCTCGATAAGTCAACTGGTTGTTTTCATCTCAGCAAACTCGAgcag GTGCAAATGACATTGCAGAACTTCTTCTTAAATGCCAAGGAGGATCTTTACCTTCTTCAAATCGACCCTAACAAG CTGAGAGATGGATTAATCTATGAAGCAGTGGATGAAGTGAACAGCTTCCCTCACTTCTACGGTCCAGACAGAACATTCATTCCACTTCCTCTAGATTCTGTCGTCAAAGCTGAGAAGCTAACATTCACAAATGGCAAATTCACCTGCAGCTTCTTGACTTGA